Part of the Leptodactylus fuscus isolate aLepFus1 chromosome 6, aLepFus1.hap2, whole genome shotgun sequence genome, acaatagggttgagctgaacttgagatttcaggatcgattataAAATCCGGTTTCCGATCAtgttccagccaatcccgattgtgaaatttgctcgatcaccaatcggagtCCGATCTTttatgatcccgatcgctcagccctactgGACAACATTATTCTAGAGGCCGCTTCTCTATTAGAAAACAATGAGTTAGGgcagggattagccagaatcctgtccactttgcaggtaatgtagtactctgcattttcacaacgtgaGGCCCCATCCTTAAGGAGTTGTTCCATCTAGAAGAGTTTAATCTGTTCTCCTgtctcccctccccttcattttctgGTTTCAGTGAAAAATGGTGGTTAGGCTTATAGAAATTTATCAGGGCTCAGCAGGTCAGTTCAATTTGCAGAGCAGTCAGATTGGTCCATTATCCATCAATCAAAGTGAAAATAGGATAACAGAATCAGTTGGGAAGAGGAAATTATACCatcagccagtggcataactaaagtcttgagggCCCAAATGCAAACATTTGTCCCGGGCCCCCTACCCACTCGCTACAGCATatgcttgatagtgatggttacgagtgCTGCAGTAATATCTTATATACTTGAAAAGGATGCAGTTGTgaagaatacagtgagtgagcagcgcagggcctggcatgtaaacaatactgggagctgcgtgctgtggggaacagctgatctgcaggtccTAACAGTGGAATAGATGTAATCAGTGGGGGCCCAATACCTATGCGGATCAACTTTTTGAAGATACTGAGGTGCTTTCGCGAGTACCGTACCTGCTTCCCTATTTATTCCCTAAATATTGGAGCGTATGTACTCGGGAAAAGGGGCCTTGAATTGTGGAAGTATCTATAGCATTGTGGCATCTTTCTCCGTTGGTGGCCTAGCTTCCACATACATTTGTCAGTCGGCATCCTACTAGAGATTGAATATGCCATATTAAATGgattcaaaaattttttttgtccttaacacgtaggaatagccttaagaaaggctattcttctcctacctttagatgtcttccctgtgccgccatttggtagaaaacctgtttttcttctatatgcaaatgagttctctcgcagcactgggggcaaccccaatgctgtgagagaactctccaatgcagcctccatcttcgcctgaaacagcctctccctgcgtcctcttctggcgctggcttaaAATTTCTAGGCATGCATAGTCAGTTCTGCCgtcaggcttcgggcagagccgagtgcacatggccacttaccccagcttaccgtgtaagcagccacaagaaaatgcccacTTACACCAGAGGCagcattggagagttctctcgcagcattttgGATGACCCCAGTAATGTTTGAGTGCTTGgggcctcccccagtgctgcaagagaattaacATTTTGGTGACTATATGAACGCAGTGGCAAAGAACGCTGTCTATTACAgtgactgcaaagtggatgggattctggctaaacccatccacacattgacaGCAAAGGACCAATAGCCATATTGTGGTGGAAAATCCAGTTGGGAAGGAACCGCACTCAAACAGGAATGTGGAATCAAACGGTTTTATTAAGTATctcaagcacaacgcgtttcgggcattaaAACTCACCCTTCATCAGGTGCAACAATTCTTAACCGTCAGGCAGGACGCGATGAAGCCTGTTCTGACAGATGATACATGTATCGGGCGTGTGTGACACTCTCTCCCCCTTCTAAAGGTCTGCTTTAattggagaactaagctcagatcttctgtggatgttgcttgctccaatccttctgtctcttcatgtcatcccagacagaccggGTGATGTTTCGATCAGGCCTATATCTGTAGAGGAtgcatcatcacttccaggactcctcctccaaagggcaaaggtcacaccaaatattgatgggatttacatttatttttctttatgttaTATTAGAACTATTAGAACAGTTCTATTCCTGAAAGAATTCTAACTTGGCAGTGTGTCTTCCACACTTGCCTAACATATTTGCACACTACTGTATGTTACTACATTTTGGAAAGGTCTCAGATGATTTTGCATCATGTGCACTGACTAAATATTCACAAGCTTTTACTGCATTTGGAGTGCTGCCACTTCTTGTTTGCTTTAGCATTTGGTTCTGGGTCAAACCACTGTAAATTggcaaaaatttggatatttatataatttttattttttaatagatacaaatggatagatagatacatagatattttaaatatatgtttTAAATGTTATTACTGGAGataagcaagtagtgaaatattcaagatttgatattcgtttcgagtagagcctcaatatcaaatcccattatagtctatgggaaaaaatactcatttcatgggaaaccactattggtctaaaggagagtcatcaagtcgacaagtagcaggaggagagtatttaggaggagcgctgtgtagttaaagtgcagggaccccatagactataacgggtccgtgtgcttgcagtgcaggcagtgtgcggcaagcacacggaccccattatagtctatggggtccctgcactttaactgcacagcgcttgcagttgcgctgatattccattcggggggggggggtcctcctgcggactccttccagacgggaggcaagcgctaatgtgaaccggcccttagtcgtcctgcagaaccagcattgattggccgaatgctatacactgtaaagCATtaggcaaatcaatgctggttctgcagcaggctcatccttgctagttgagagagctggcagcttgcgatatgcagcaGATTACTTTttgtcatagaaatgcattgaccagcgttagttggccaatcaacgctggttctgccggaggctcgcctGTGAGGAGAGGAGACTGCTGtaatccaatcttagactccgcctcctcacagacgagcctccggcagaaccagcgttgattggccgaatgctgtacactggccaatcaacactggtcaatgcattcctatgagaaaaagtaagctccctcgtaaacacaagctgccagttctcctgactagcaaggacgagcctgctgcagaaccagcgttgatttgccccAGTCTTGACTTTGCTAGTCTTTGCTATATTTAATATGATATAGATTTTAATTTTCATTCTAATAAATGTTACACATCTGTACTGTGAGTATTGTCGCCATCCTCCTGTTCTCTGCTCAGGTCATCGGGATGTTCAGTTAATGCTCTTCTAAGCCTGGTGAAGATAGATCTCAAGAAACCAGCTTTAGTATCTTGGCCCATAAAAACATAAATGATTGGATTGAGACAACTGTTCAGGTACGCCAGGATGTAAACAATAGTATGTATGATGTAACGCTGAATGTTCTTTCTGTTATAAGTAGGTGTTAGTGGCCAAATATAATATGGGGACCAGCAGATAAAGAAAACCAGTATAACAGCGGTGATGATCCTGTAGGGTCTCTGAGATCTCTGGGGTCTCTTACTTCTTCTAAGTTTGAGGAAAATAATCACATAACTGGTCAAGATGATGAGAAAAGGGATCACAAACATGATAACTAACCGGATGACCCAAGTGGTCTGTTTTACGTTAGAGTCATCATGATACTTACGGGAAATACACCAACCATTTGAGAAAAGCACAAAACAAGACAGGAGCAAACTCATCACCCAGATGCCTCCTGCAGTGATCCTCACTAGTCTACGTGTCCTGTGAACTTTAGCCCAAAACGGCCACATGACGGATACACAGCGGTCAATACTCATGGCTGTCAAGAATAAAACACTGGCGCTCATGTTCATAGCAAATACAATCAGGATTGATATACAATATGGTAAGTATGAGATAAAGCAAAGTTCCCATACAATACGTAGAGCAAGAGAAGCACAACATAAGAAGTCCGCTATGGCCAGGTGGAGGAACCACACGGCACTGATTGTCTTCTTCATCTTGAATCCGGCAATCCAGATGACTAATCCATTACCGATAATCCCAAGAGGAAAAATGAGGCCGTATAAGGTAATGGACATCTTCTTTAAAACTTCTTCATCATCTTGAGTAGTGTAAACCTTGCTACATGCCCTGTAGTCTTTGTCAGATGACCTTAGAAGATATGAAAGGATAGAGGTTAGGCTTTTGAAAAATTTGTGCCTCCATAAACATCTACATTTTACATTGGTTTTTGACCCCTGTTCTCCATGTATACGCCAAAGTGACATTGTTCCCACAAGATCTCTGGACTTGCTGTTCCACTAATTCTTACATCTATTCCTTAATACTCTTCAAAAGTAGGAAGTAGTGTAAAAAGATTGCAGTTTATTATGAGACATGGCAAGTGTGAATGTTCTTTACTGTTTATGGCGCTACGGAGTCTACAGtatcattgcagaaatgcatttttttattaAGTCTTTAGAAAAACTCAAATTCTCACACATGTGCTGTATGCTCATTCAAGAAGAAAGGAAAAATGGCCGCCGAAGCCTGCAGTGTACGCTCAGCCCAAACCCAAAGTGGATAAGTGGATGGCGCATGCACAAGTTTTTGATCTCGGCTGCTCATTATGCAGCGCAGGGGATCAGTAGTAGGAAGGTGTACAAGAATGGAGCTGGAGGCGTTCTTCAGGTGATGAAAATACTGTGTTcagagccaggggtgaacctagcctttttaccgcctgaggcggacaagcCACTACCCCCAAGCCCAACCCCCCCCCACCCGTCGcccccaccccccccaaaaaaaaaaaaaggttaggtttacccctgactacacagcatgtagtccaaaaatttttttattgtttcaatttttattgtttcaatttttggacaccACGCTGTGTATTGATTAACCCCCTTCCACCCaccagtgtccgcttacctgcagctccctgttcttcttggtcctgtcctctgtccggtcttcagagcgcccccccTCCCCACGCGTAGGATGCAGGCACATGTCAGGTACGGGCCTGATTACATGGACATGTCatccggcgtgtggggaggagggggcagagcggatggagcagagttagcaggcagagagcagacagcttgtcctggactggcttaggtcagtaaaaatgccccccccccctcggggccctggcatagcgccgcctgaagcggtcgcttcaggtcgcctcatgagagttGTGgcggtgctcggagcacagggataATGCTCCCGttcttaaaagttttttttttcaggcaaaaTATGTTGATGGCTTATCTGCATATAACTCATTAATATCCAATCATTCGTGCggtcagtgcgcggcaagcacacggaacccattatagtctatgggctccatgtgctttgcaagcacatcgcttgcaattgcgattgcattccatccgggggaTCTTCATGTGGACTtcttgcagacggaatacaagtgctagtgt contains:
- the LOC142209890 gene encoding C3a anaphylatoxin chemotactic receptor-like, which translates into the protein MSITLYGLIFPLGIIGNGLVIWIAGFKMKKTISAVWFLHLAIADFLCCASLALRIVWELCFISYLPYCISILIVFAMNMSASVLFLTAMSIDRCVSVMWPFWAKVHRTRRLVRITAGGIWVMSLLLSCFVLFSNGWCISRKYHDDSNVKQTTWVIRLVIMFVIPFLIILTSYVIIFLKLRRSKRPQRSQRPYRIITAVILVFFICWSPYYIWPLTPTYNRKNIQRYIIHTIVYILAYLNSCLNPIIYVFMGQDTKAGFLRSIFTRLRRALTEHPDDLSREQEDGDNTHSTDV